From the Panulirus ornatus isolate Po-2019 chromosome 42, ASM3632096v1, whole genome shotgun sequence genome, the window GAAGGCCTGGCTCTTGAactgacccttgagggtcaggccGAAAGCCAGGTCAAGAGCCAGGCTTTCATACCCAAAAGGTAGCAGTATCGTTCAAAGGCGACAGCATCATGCCCGAGAGGTAGGTCAAGTCTCACATACTAGAGCAAGAGTAGCCATGAGGCTCAGATCCACTCACCTTCTCTTCCTGTCCCCTCTGGCCTGGCTAGCCCGTCTGGCTGCCACGGCAGCATTCGCCGCTTGTCGTTCGCGTCGTTCCCGCCGTTCACGCCTCTCCTGGCGGATCCGCTCAGCCTGGGGCGACAGCTGGGCTTGGGTCATAACCCCCTCCATCAGGCGGCTCTTCACCTCCTTGACCTTGGATCGGACCTTGTCCTCTTTCTGACCCTCAGCGATCTTGTTCATGACCTCGTCCCAGCGGTTCTTCCGAGGCTGGCGGGGCCTCCGGGTCTCCTCCGATGTCTGTTCCTGGGCCTCGAGCAGCGCCTTCAGCTTAGACTGCACGTTCTTCTTGGGCATCGGAGGCGGGGGCGGCAGCGGCTTCCGagtctcctctttcttcttcagcGGCAGCGGGCGGGCGAGCCACGGCTTGTCGTACGTGCGAGGCTTCGGGGCCTGCTGAGCCTTGACGTCCTCGCCGCCTTCCACTGAGATGCCCGAGTCGGTCAGCTTCGAGTCTATCGTCGGCGCGGAGTTGCCGTCCTTGTTGTTCTTGGTCACCGAGGAGACTCGCGAGTCGCAGGATGAGGTGGAGTTGTTGGCCGGCGAGGCGGACCCTTGCTTAGGGTCAGAGGGTGATTGAGTGTGGTCCTGTTGCTCGCTTAACGTCAGGTCTTTGGATTCGGGCCGCAGCGTGCTGGCCGAACTCCTGTCTTCGTCGTCTATGGTACAACTACCTTCTTTGTCGTCGATCAAATCGTCTTTGAGGGAGTGGTCGTCGAAGCTGTGGTCGTGGTGGGTGTTGTCGTCTTGCGCATGACTCTGGTCGTCGAGGAGGGAGTCGTGGAGTGTGGAATTGCCTAAGGCCTCCTGGACCGGCTCCAGATCGGTCCTGGCACTCTCATCCTCGGCATCGCGGTCCCGGGGGTCAAGGTCGGAGTAGAATCCAGAGGAATCCATCTCCGACGTGCTGGGGTCATGAGCGCGACCCAGCTCCCGGTGATTGTGGTACAACTTTCCATCAATGATCCGGGCCATTCTGTCTCTGGCGGTCACAATACCGTGGTGGTCGCCCTCGCCCTCATCATCAGCTAAACTAACATCTACTTCCGTCAGTCTCTCGACGTCGATGACTCCCTGGAAGAGCCTGACGTCCTCAGTGGGCGAGGAGGCCGTGCCGGTGCCGCCCTCGGAGCGTGGGTCACACTCTGCGTCACCCTGGTAACCCTGGTCCAAACTGCCGGCGCTGGTGGTCATGGCTGCCGCAGCACCGCCCCACGCCGCCTCTGCGTCCGGCGTCACTTCACCGGGAGCCGTCGTCGCCAGGAGGAGCCGGGTGGTCAGCGGTGCCACGCGTCTGGCCATGGATGGCAACCGAGACATGTCAACGCCTACGGATATTTCCCTTAGCTCAGGGATGGTCTCGCACTGCTCTTCTTCAAGATCCTGCTTGGAGACTTCCTCATCGTGTTCGTTGCATTTCTGAAGTGATGCTTTcatctcctcctcgtcttctttctTCTGCTGTTGTTCGAGTTCTTCCTCGTCATGCTGGAACTGCTCGGTTTCCGGCGACGGATGTGGCCGAGTCGGAGAGCTGCCACCGGATGAACTGACCTCTGCTGAGGTGCGAAGTTCCCTAATGATGGCCGACACATCGTTCTTGAACAACTCTTCGTCGACTCCCGTCACGCATGGGTCTGAGTCCCACCGAAGAAGAGGAGCCGCAGTGGATACCTCTCCCCGCCCTGAGGCTTCTGCGGGGAGAGACGCGTCGCAAACCTCGTCTTCCAGGGCTGCCACGTCCTCGTCTGATGGTGATCTACCTAAGGACGCTGAAGCCGTGACCGTGAAGTCGGGCATTTGGTCAGGGGTCAAGATTCCTAGTGAGGACTCGTCGCAGGTAGCATCTTCGGGAGAGCCTAAGCTGGCAATGTCGTCTTCGTGTTCGTCGTGTCCCGGTGCTCTTTTGGTCTGAGCGAACTCTCGAGGCTGAAGGGAGTCCTGACTCTCCGGGGAGGTTGGAAGAGAAGAGTCACGTCCTTCGATGGTGTACGTGGCGTTCGACGCGTCAGATGGCCGACGCCTGGCGGGGTTTGCTTCCTGAGAATGGGTTGAGGACGGCATTAAGCCTTGCCACACCGAACTCTGACCGCTGCTTCGGGCATTCAGGGGTAAGGTGTCGTCTTCTCCGATGTAGTCGAGGTCTAGGAATACTTTACCGGCGGGTGCGAAGATACCGTAACCTGGATGACACGTGAAATATATGACCCCGTCTACCGACCCGTCGTTCTTCCCCACTGGTCGCTCTAACTCTACACCGCACCACTCGCCGCTGGCGAAGGCCGTCCTACCGAAGTAGCGCAGGGTTCCATGTTCGGCGCCGCCGACGACGACTCGTCTACCGACGCACTCGCGGGATAGGTGGTGGGCTGGGGATTCGGTTCCCGACACGGGGTGGATGGAGCCGTCCCAGCAAGACCGGGGGCCGCGTATACTGGATATGCGGTAGGTAAGGCTAGGGTCACTGACGTCTTCGTTGGACCCACGCGTTATCTTCGCCAACTGTCTAGAGAACGCCGATTCCGTCGACGCTTTGAGGCCTCTCAGGCCTTCGTGGCTTTCCCTGCCCCATACTCGCTCCTCTTCCGCCCAGATGTCACCACTGTTGTACTGGAAGCCGAGGCGGCTGCCACCGGGGCCTTGTCTCTGAGCGCGTCGGCTCTGGGCCGAATCTGGCAGTTCGCTGTCGGAGAGGCGACCGACTCGTCCCGAAGATAACCTGAGGCGTGGGACAGACGGGCGCGGGTGATGAAGGGAGCCCCCCTGTAGATGCGCGGGGTTGGCTATGATCTCCCTGGAGGTGTCGTACGTGGGAGACGTCTTGGATAAGGCGAGCGGGGGTGGTCCGGCCGCATAGGGTAGAGTGCCGAGCTGCAGCTGAGAAGGTGCTGCTGCCGAGGTGGGCCGAGGGAGAGCCGACCGTCGCACCGTCGGGATGCGACTCTCGCCAGGAGCCTGTAAAGGACGAGAGAAGAAAAGACTTATAATACTTGGCCGACAGAGATATATCCTAATGCACGTTCCTACATTACTGTGAAGTGTACAAAGCCCttaccacaatacacacacactcgactcGAGATGGTACTTTCCTCTCTACACTTACTACGCCATTTGCCCTCTACTTCCTgctcacagacgcacacacacacacacacatcacaacactttattcaCCTGGTCCTGacctgtggacgtggccagctttctgagagctgcaggagcctcataacgACAGGAACGAAGCAGGAACGCAAGGTAAGGgtaaggtgtgtttgtgtttgtatatcatacccatttatcaaccaaccaaaggggaggatgaacacctatgGAGGTTGTGGCCCTACTATCACTCCCAGGATAccaacccatgcgggcccgacaTCGTCCAGGCCCGTGCCGactcgtggtcagcaacgctaactactACACCAAGGAGGCATGCGTAtacgtgtgtgcatacatacatagagataaAGAGCTACATAAAGACACATGCACAGAATGAAAGAGCAAAACAGTAAGGGAACCCGACCAAGATCGCCGCGTGACGTATTACTGTCTTAGTTGAGGGTGAGGAAGGcatgtgggaggggtgggggagagatgtACTGAGGGGAGTGGCTGGTGGGTAGTGGTTCCTCCCCAGCTGGGGTAAGTGGTCATGCCCTTACGCACGGCTGACGAGATACCAGCTGGctcctagtggtgttggtgggtggtaaTGGAACCAGCTGGCTGGTTAATGGTAGGACAGGGGGTCAGGAGAGGGTACCAGCTGGCTGGTTATGGAGGTGAAGAGGGGACTAGTTGGCTGGTCTGGTGGCGTTGGGGTAACGAGCGAACCAACTGGcctgtgatggtgttggggatgacGAGGGAACCAGCTGGGAAACATAACATTGGGACACATTTACATCAGCAAGAAGACCAGCTtacgtgcgcgcacacacacacacacacacacacacacacatctctcagaccaaggtgggtggggggagagatgtACTGAGGGGAGTGGCTGGTGGGTAGTGGTTCCTCCCCCACTGGGGTAAGTGGTCATGCCCTTACGCACGGCTGACGAGGATACCAGctggtggttatggaggtgaagAGGGgactagttggctggctggtggcgtTGGGGTAACGAGCGAACCAACTGGcctgtgatggtgttggggatgacGAGGGAACCAGCTGGGAAAACATAACATTGGGACACATTTACATCAGCAAGAAGACCAGCTtacgtgcgcgcacacacacacacacacacaacaacacacacacacacacaacacacacacacacatcacaacactttattcaCCTGGTCCTGACCTGTGGACGTGGCCAGGCTTtctagagctgcaggagccctcaTAACGACAGGAACGAGCAGGAACGCAAGGTAAGGGtaaaggtgtgtttgtgtttgtatatcatacccatttatcaaccaaccaaaggggaggatgaacacctatgGAGGTTGTGGCCCTACTATCACTCCAGGATACCAACCATGCGGCCCGACATCGTCCAGGCCGTGCCGactcgtggtcagcaacgctaactactACACAAAGGGAGGCATGCGTATACGtgttgtgcatacatacatagagaataAAGAGCTACATAAAGACACATGCCCGGGCAGAATGAAAGAGCAAAACAGTAAGGGAACCCGACCAAGATCGCCGCGTGACGTATTACTGTCTTAGTTGAGGTGAGGAAGGcatgtgggaggggtgggggagagatgtACTGAGGGGAGTGGCTGGTGGGTAGTGGTTCCTCCCCCACTGGGGTAAGTGGTCATGCCCTTACGCACGGCTGACGAGGATACCAGctggtggttatggaggtgaagAGGGgactagttggctggctggtggcgtTGGGGTAACGAGCGAACCAACTGGcctgtgatggtgttggggatgacGAGGGAACCAGCTGGGAAAACATAACATTGGGACACATTTACATCAGCAAGAAGACCAGCTtacgtgcgcgcacacacacacacacgaaatatatatatatatattatatatatatatataatatatatatataatatatatatataatatatatatatataatatatatatataatatatatatataatatatataatatatatatataatatatatatatataatatatataatatatataatatatataatatatatatatattatatatatatatatataatatatataatatatataatatattattattattattatcattattatcattattattatcattactattattattattattattattattattattattattattattattattattattattattattactatgagtGAAGACCACCTTGTGTCACCACGGTCTCAGCTTCAAGTCACCTTCACGCTGGGCCCAGCCAAGCTTgaccgagccacacacacacacacacacacacacacacacatacacacacacacatgctcctcacacaccctcacactaactGACACTGTCACCCCCACTACTGGCTCACACTGACACTCATTCTACACCtgttcacctcaactctcatcgCACTACTAACTCACACTAACTCAACAACACAACTCGCTCACTCTTACCAGCACACTGACAGCTCACCCTACCCTCCATAACATGTCTCTCTGACTGACACTCACGCCTCTCCCATCATCAACCGTTGCACCGACCTCTTGTACTGTCGTACCTCGAAAACACAGATGCACCGCGGCCGCAACACTCGCAACACGCCCCAGGTGTTGCGAGTGCAACACCTTCGGGAAGGTCTTCGTGAGGCGGCAGCAGCAGGGCTGCGACGCTTGCCACCATTACTGATAAAGAATTAAAGGTGGAGTAGAGTTCCGTGTCCTACATTCACACGCCTCCCCATCACCATATGTATATTACATGGCCTTCACGTATACCATATGTAACAAGTgtcataattacacacacacacacacacacacacacacacacacacacacacacacacacacacacacacgcctccaacCCTGAAAGGAAGGATAAACACCTGTGTTGTGTGTAGGCCGACTGACGTGCCcctagattcgaacccatgcgggatggcccgtggtgactcatggtcagtaacgctaacctctacagcacgggcgcccgtgtgtgtgtgtgtgtgtgtgtgtgtgtgtgtgtgtgtgtgtgtgtgtgtgtgtgtgcttaaaccAGTTACTCAGACGTGGAGACACTggcaattaacacacacacacctgtacacaacTGGCACACATGCAATGCTAACAGGTGTAAAAGCACACATTACACATCTGTCGCCAACATCTTCCCGTCCCTCGGAGTATCATCAAAAGACGTTTAGCGTAACCTGACAAGAAAACATAGAAGGCAACACACAATCTTATACCATCTTGAGCGATCTTATGAGCATGTGTTCGGTGTGCATAGAATTGAGATTAATATCGTAATTCGAAGCGATGAGGAAGACACTATGTGCGTCCAGTTTCTCTGGgtataacatgaaaatatacgGAACTAAGCCTCCTGGACTCTTGAAAAGCTCTCTACACAAATCAGCAACAtagagtgctctctctctctctctctctatctctatctctatctatctatctatctatctatctatccatccatccatccatccatccatccatccatccacctatctatctatctatctatctatctatctacatctatcaaTCTCTATCTATCCTTGATGAGCCCAGCTGGTTTAATGGAGCAACAGCTCACGTAGTAGCAAACACGTAGAACACGTGCTGTGTGAACACGCACACACCGAGAAGGTCGGTCGTCATCTCGTGCATAAGTATAATATCTAGACATAGCTGTCCGTCCGCTGCGACCATGAACTGCCGCCAGCCGATTACACAACGTGCACTTGCATCGGGTTGGTGGGAGGGCTCTAGACACGACCTGACCTTCACACACGTgcgcacacatcatcatcatcatcatcatcatcatcatctttccctatACAGCTATGGAGCGCGCGAACAACCCCACGCTGTGGTAACGTGATCGTGTCATACATACCCTGTGGGGACGAGGCACCGCCGGCCTGACCAGCTAGCTACCAGACCTtgacaaggagaggaggaggaggaggaggaaaaactaCTTTGTTCTAAGCAGCTTGAAATACATTCCTACCAGCTCAACCATCCATGACTCGGTCTGCTCCTATTGTT encodes:
- the LOC139761857 gene encoding uncharacterized protein isoform X3, translating into MSRAPGESRIPTVRRSALPRPTSAAAPSQLQLGTLPYAAGPPPLALSKTSPTYDTSREIIANPAHLQGGSLHHPRPSVPRLRLSSGRVGRLSDSELPDSAQSRRAQRQGPGGSRLGFQYNSGDIWAEEERVWGRESHEGLRGLKASTESAFSRQLAKITRGSNEDVSDPSLTYRISSIRGPRSCWDGSIHPVSGTESPAHHLSRECVGRRVVVGGAEHGTLRYFGRTAFASGEWCGVELERPVGKNDGSVDGVIYFTCHPGYGIFAPAGKVFLDLDYIGEDDTLPLNARSSGQSSVWQGLMPSSTHSQEANPARRRPSDASNATYTIEGRDSSLPTSPESQDSLQPREFAQTKRAPGHDEHEDDIASLGSPEDATCDESSLGILTPDQMPDFTVTASASLGRSPSDEDVAALEDEVCDASLPAEASGRGEVSTAAPLLRWDSDPCVTGVDEELFKNDVSAIIRELRTSAEVSSSGGSSPTRPHPSPETEQFQHDEEELEQQQKKEDEEEMKASLQKCNEHDEEVSKQDLEEEQCETIPELREISVGVDMSRLPSMARRVAPLTTRLLLATTAPGEVTPDAEAAWGGAAAAMTTSAGSLDQGYQGDAECDPRSEGGTGTASSPTEDVRLFQGVIDVERLTEVDVSLADDEGEGDHHGIVTARDRMARIIDGKLYHNHRELGRAHDPSTSEMDSSGFYSDLDPRDRDAEDESARTDLEPVQEALGNSTLHDSLLDDQSHAQDDNTHHDHSFDDHSLKDDLIDDKEGSCTIDDEDRSSASTLRPESKDLTLSEQQDHTQSPSDPKQGSASPANNSTSSCDSRVSSVTKNNKDGNSAPTIDSKLTDSGISVEGGEDVKAQQAPKPRTYDKPWLARPLPLKKKEETRKPLPPPPPMPKKNVQSKLKALLEAQEQTSEETRRPRQPRKNRWDEVMNKIAEGQKEDKVRSKVKEVKSRLMEGVMTQAQLSPQAERIRQERRERRERRERQAANAAVAARRASQARGDRKRSSASIRSNRTSRAPSLDSLPTDPARTCSRGSTPEHSEASHKSNVDKLATTTSRPVSPCPSDVSSSDQSRASNLSRVSSRLPIRALHVSGPARSGSITSLCSTASGGAGSRGSRDSRVLSTNRANITAGEKKRPEPTAPPRRPRLDNVKSTIPKPGRLPPRKLTDPVKAARPGGPTSGPRGPHVGHNGPGQQHPVPHADQLRRLEAEVAARAAELKAARAERDQFGRGVEALTILIHHLTNTYDPFTTPRLKAEVVRLNTLLTETRLSLDESSAAVRRLQEAEAASTEQHKQKVLQLEEQHRQTLEQLTKQHQHEMDLAFEKHRKEMSQFAEDQQTQREALSRAHSAEVEQLEGEWRNKLDVQHEKHLCAVQELNTQHTHKLRELESSRRAREHELQEANFRLLQDQEALKIQSKKLEETLLNDTDHRLQAVRKMCSSLKSEVDSLKTVVEMKNAEIHDLRGQVVEMERLSSELEAARDRAKALQAKTEDLQAQMEKKALQERHLVNEHRLLVEIYQKESNANKRLSLENEELAWKLRQREEIMSTSMPSSTLDLVSRSPATPRRQEGAPSPQAAPRSPRVAVRSPSGKISPSKCDISKRRSRLGLTSEDGVDGDSRVQELSFESPPPSPCVKAVVEKSNSVSFILDLNDSQSDDSFLDLPPSPRPRPQRTVSLSAADRPRTPTHVRRVIHNNRANSLNRNGLHVDVKPKDMNGKPKEVNGKAKEVNEKPKEVNGKSLDTSGQGSRPGSRRTTSESSEGGSEMERVSPTGLAWTVPVHQPKSPVKINASRQNGSPVRDRIEHHLLEDPDEDEYEETPSSTHHFVEVVELSGVGLTSSSEAASDSELSQCDLKGGSSTDSDSDSSDGERHAKQDSSGNQPLGRKNGPWCPKEGAGEAMITDELLKQYTGDPDELLKQYTSDALTVEPLPGRGKRPPRRRLPSAPSSDSDDNNINPHNDGNNMDVSWSEDVDITSSSEMHEL
- the LOC139761857 gene encoding uncharacterized protein isoform X4; translated protein: MRRGADHLPSSVTLQHDGPVGPSSQQQGRETPSQAPGESRIPTVRRSALPRPTSAAAPSQLQLGTLPYAAGPPPLALSKTSPTYDTSREIIANPAHLQGGSLHHPRPSVPRLRLSSGRVGRLSDSELPDSAQSRRAQRQGPGGSRLGFQYNSGDIWAEEERVWGRESHEGLRGLKASTESAFSRQLAKITRGSNEDVSDPSLTYRISSIRGPRSCWDGSIHPVSGTESPAHHLSRECVGRRVVVGGAEHGTLRYFGRTAFASGEWCGVELERPVGKNDGSVDGVIYFTCHPGYGIFAPAGKVFLDLDYIGEDDTLPLNARSSGQSSVWQGLMPSSTHSQEANPARRRPSDASNATYTIEGRDSSLPTSPESQDSLQPREFAQTKRAPGHDEHEDDIASLGSPEDATCDESSLGILTPDQMPDFTVTASASLGRSPSDEDVAALEDEVCDASLPAEASGRGEVSTAAPLLRWDSDPCVTGVDEELFKNDVSAIIRELRTSAEVSSSGGSSPTRPHPSPETEQFQHDEEELEQQQKKEDEEEMKASLQKCNEHDEEVSKQDLEEEQCETIPELREISVGVDMSRLPSMARRVAPLTTRLLLATTAPGEVTPDAEAAWGGAAAAMTTSAGSLDQGYQGDAECDPRSEGGTGTASSPTEDVRLFQGVIDVERLTEVDVSLADDEGEGDHHGIVTARDRMARIIDGKLYHNHRELGRAHDPSTSEMDSSGFYSDLDPRDRDAEDESARTDLEPVQEALGNSTLHDSLLDDQSHAQDDNTHHDHSFDDHSLKDDLIDDKEGSCTIDDEDRSSASTLRPESKDLTLSEQQDHTQSPSDPKQGSASPANNSTSSCDSRVSSVTKNNKDGNSAPTIDSKLTDSGISVEGGEDVKAQQAPKPRTYDKPWLARPLPLKKKEETRKPLPPPPPMPKKNVQSKLKALLEAQEQTSEETRRPRQPRKNRWDEVMNKIAEGQKEDKVRSKVKEVKSRLMEGVMTQAQLSPQAERIRQERRERRERRERQAANAAVAARRASQARGDRKRSSASIRSNRTSRAPSLDSLPTDPARTCSRGSTPEHSEASHKSSVAGSTASGGAGSRGSRDSRVLSTNRANITAGEKKRPEPTAPPRRPRLDNVKSTIPKPGRLPPRKLTDPVKAARPGGPTSGPRGPHVGHNGPGQQHPVPHADQLRRLEAEVAARAAELKAARAERDQFGRGVEALTILIHHLTNTYDPFTTPRLKAEVVRLNTLLTETRLSLDESSAAVRRLQEAEAASTEQHKQKVLQLEEQHRQTLEQLTKQHQHEMDLAFEKHRKEMSQFAEDQQTQREALSRAHSAEVEQLEGEWRNKLDVQHEKHLCAVQELNTQHTHKLRELESSRRAREHELQEANFRLLQDQEALKIQSKKLEETLLNDTDHRLQAVRKMCSSLKSEVDSLKTVVEMKNAEIHDLRGQVVEMERLSSELEAARDRAKALQAKTEDLQAQMEKKALQERHLVNEHRLLVEIYQKESNANKRLSLENEELAWKLRQREEIMSTSMPSSTLDLVSRSPATPRRQEGAPSPQAAPRSPRVAVRSPSGKISPSKCDISKRRSRLGLTSEDGVDGDSRVQELSFESPPPSPCVKAVVEKSNSVSFILDLNDSQSDDSFLDLPPSPRPRPQRTVSLSAADRPRTPTHVRRVIHNNRANSLNRNGLHVDVKPKDMNGKPKEVNGKAKEVNEKPKEVNGKSLDTSGQGSRPGSRRTTSESSEGGSEMERVSPTGLAWTVPVHQPKSPVKINASRQNGSPVRDRIEHHLLEDPDEDEYEETPSSTHHFVEVVELSGVGLTSSSEAASDSELSQCDLKGGSSTDSDSDSSDGERHAKQDSSGNQPLGRKNGPWCPKEGAGEAMITDELLKQYTGDPDELLKQYTSDALTVEPLPGRGKRPPRRRLPSAPSSDSDDNNINPHNDGNNMDVSWSEDVDITSSSEMHEL
- the LOC139761857 gene encoding uncharacterized protein isoform X2, with amino-acid sequence MTADWDKCFALGLAPGESRIPTVRRSALPRPTSAAAPSQLQLGTLPYAAGPPPLALSKTSPTYDTSREIIANPAHLQGGSLHHPRPSVPRLRLSSGRVGRLSDSELPDSAQSRRAQRQGPGGSRLGFQYNSGDIWAEEERVWGRESHEGLRGLKASTESAFSRQLAKITRGSNEDVSDPSLTYRISSIRGPRSCWDGSIHPVSGTESPAHHLSRECVGRRVVVGGAEHGTLRYFGRTAFASGEWCGVELERPVGKNDGSVDGVIYFTCHPGYGIFAPAGKVFLDLDYIGEDDTLPLNARSSGQSSVWQGLMPSSTHSQEANPARRRPSDASNATYTIEGRDSSLPTSPESQDSLQPREFAQTKRAPGHDEHEDDIASLGSPEDATCDESSLGILTPDQMPDFTVTASASLGRSPSDEDVAALEDEVCDASLPAEASGRGEVSTAAPLLRWDSDPCVTGVDEELFKNDVSAIIRELRTSAEVSSSGGSSPTRPHPSPETEQFQHDEEELEQQQKKEDEEEMKASLQKCNEHDEEVSKQDLEEEQCETIPELREISVGVDMSRLPSMARRVAPLTTRLLLATTAPGEVTPDAEAAWGGAAAAMTTSAGSLDQGYQGDAECDPRSEGGTGTASSPTEDVRLFQGVIDVERLTEVDVSLADDEGEGDHHGIVTARDRMARIIDGKLYHNHRELGRAHDPSTSEMDSSGFYSDLDPRDRDAEDESARTDLEPVQEALGNSTLHDSLLDDQSHAQDDNTHHDHSFDDHSLKDDLIDDKEGSCTIDDEDRSSASTLRPESKDLTLSEQQDHTQSPSDPKQGSASPANNSTSSCDSRVSSVTKNNKDGNSAPTIDSKLTDSGISVEGGEDVKAQQAPKPRTYDKPWLARPLPLKKKEETRKPLPPPPPMPKKNVQSKLKALLEAQEQTSEETRRPRQPRKNRWDEVMNKIAEGQKEDKVRSKVKEVKSRLMEGVMTQAQLSPQAERIRQERRERRERRERQAANAAVAARRASQARGDRKRSSASIRSNRTSRAPSLDSLPTDPARTCSRGSTPEHSEASHKSNVDKLATTTSRPVSPCPSDVSSSDQSRASNLSRVSSRLPIRALHVSGPARSGSITSLCSTASGGAGSRGSRDSRVLSTNRANITAGEKKRPEPTAPPRRPRLDNVKSTIPKPGRLPPRKLTDPVKAARPGGPTSGPRGPHVGHNGPGQQHPVPHADQLRRLEAEVAARAAELKAARAERDQFGRGVEALTILIHHLTNTYDPFTTPRLKAEVVRLNTLLTETRLSLDESSAAVRRLQEAEAASTEQHKQKVLQLEEQHRQTLEQLTKQHQHEMDLAFEKHRKEMSQFAEDQQTQREALSRAHSAEVEQLEGEWRNKLDVQHEKHLCAVQELNTQHTHKLRELESSRRAREHELQEANFRLLQDQEALKIQSKKLEETLLNDTDHRLQAVRKMCSSLKSEVDSLKTVVEMKNAEIHDLRGQVVEMERLSSELEAARDRAKALQAKTEDLQAQMEKKALQERHLVNEHRLLVEIYQKESNANKRLSLENEELAWKLRQREEIMSTSMPSSTLDLVSRSPATPRRQEGAPSPQAAPRSPRVAVRSPSGKISPSKCDISKRRSRLGLTSEDGVDGDSRVQELSFESPPPSPCVKAVVEKSNSVSFILDLNDSQSDDSFLDLPPSPRPRPQRTVSLSAADRPRTPTHVRRVIHNNRANSLNRNGLHVDVKPKDMNGKPKEVNGKAKEVNEKPKEVNGKSLDTSGQGSRPGSRRTTSESSEGGSEMERVSPTGLAWTVPVHQPKSPVKINASRQNGSPVRDRIEHHLLEDPDEDEYEETPSSTHHFVEVVELSGVGLTSSSEAASDSELSQCDLKGGSSTDSDSDSSDGERHAKQDSSGNQPLGRKNGPWCPKEGAGEAMITDELLKQYTGDPDELLKQYTSDALTVEPLPGRGKRPPRRRLPSAPSSDSDDNNINPHNDGNNMDVSWSEDVDITSSSEMHEL
- the LOC139761857 gene encoding uncharacterized protein isoform X9, whose translation is MRRGADHLPSSVTLQHDGPVGPSSQQQGRETPSQAPGESRIPTVRRSALPRPTSAAAPSQLQLGTLPYAAGPPPLALSKTSPTYDTSREIIANPAHLQGGSLHHPRPSVPRLRLSSGRVGRLSDSELPDSAQSRRAQRQGPGGSRLGFQYNSGDIWAEEERVWGRESHEGLRGLKASTESAFSRQLAKITRGSNEDVSDPSLTYRISSIRGPRSCWDGSIHPVSGTESPAHHLSRECVGRRVVVGGAEHGTLRYFGRTAFASGEWCGVELERPVGKNDGSVDGVIYFTCHPGYGIFAPAGKVFLDLDYIGEDDTLPLNARSSGQSSVWQGLMPSSTHSQEANPARRRPSDASNATYTIEGRDSSLPTSPESQDSLQPREFAQTKRAPGHDEHEDDIASLGSPEDATCDESSLGILTPDQMPDFTVTASASLGRSPSDEDVAALEDEVCDASLPAEASGRGEVSTAAPLLRWDSDPCVTGVDEELFKNDVSAIIRELRTSAEVSSSGGSSPTRPHPSPETEQFQHDEEELEQQQKKEDEEEMKASLQKCNEHDEEVSKQDLEEEQCETIPELREISVGVDMSRLPSMARRVAPLTTRLLLATTAPGEVTPDAEAAWGGAAAAMTTSAGSLDQGYQGDAECDPRSEGGTGTASSPTEDVRLFQGVIDVERLTEVDVSLADDEGEGDHHGIVTARDRMARIIDGKLYHNHRELGRAHDPSTSEMDSSGFYSDLDPRDRDAEDESARTDLEPVQEALGNSTLHDSLLDDQSHAQDDNTHHDHSFDDHSLKDDLIDDKEGSCTIDDEDRSSASTLRPESKDLTLSEQQDHTQSPSDPKQGSASPANNSTSSCDSRVSSVTKNNKDGNSAPTIDSKLTDSGISVEGGEDVKAQQAPKPRTYDKPWLARPLPLKKKEETRKPLPPPPPMPKKNVQSKLKALLEAQEQTSEETRRPRQPRKNRWDEVMNKIAEGQKEDKVRSKVKEVKSRLMEGVMTQAQLSPQAERIRQERRERRERRERQAANAAVAARRASQARGDRKRSSASIRSNRTSRAPSLDSLPTDPARTCSRGSTPEHSEASHKSNVDKLATTTSRPVSPCPSDVSSSDQSRASNLSRVSSRLPIRALHVSGPARSGSITSLCSTASGGAGSRGSRDSRVLSTNRANITAGEKKRPEPTAPPRRPRLDNVKSTIPKPGRLPPRKLTDPVKAARPGGPTSGPRGPHVGHNGPGQQHPVPHADQLRRLEAEVAARAAELKAARAERDQFGRGVEALTILIHHLTNTYDPFTTPRLKAEVVRLNTLLTETRLSLDESSAAVRRLQEAEAASTEQHKQKVLQLEEQHRQTLEQLTKQHQHEMDLAFEKHRKEMSQFAEDQQTQREALSRAHSAEVEQLEGEWRNKLDVQHEKHLCAVQELNTQHTHKLRELESSRRAREHELQEANFRLLQDQEALKIQSKKLEETLLNDTDHRLQAVRKMCSSLKSEVDSLKTVVEMKNAEIHDLRGQVVEMERLSSELEAARDRAKALQAKTEDLQAQMEKKALQERHLVNEHRLLVEIYQKESNANKRLSLENEELAWKLRQREEIMSTSMPSSTLG